The sequence gccacaaacccaAGCATTGTGGTACATGACACAacgagaccaagggcacacaccttgtaaCAATCCCCCCCCAGCACAAGTGAGGGTTTTGAAATTGTGACCCAGGCTTTGAAACCACTTGTTTGAAACATGAttcttgttgcaccaaaagatagacttgttaatgcctgatacaaccacaagatttaatgaatccacaagaggtagttaagccatgttgcAAACTGAGCACTATGctacatagcacaaggagaccaagggtgcacaccttgtaaAACCTTTTGGTAGCTTATGCagttctttgtatcttgccctaagacaGTGAGTCTCAAtaatgcaagtcctttgtatcttgccctaaggttgtgcatctTAGCCTTGGAAGTCCAATCAGGTACAGTGatctccttggccttgagcctaaaacattataATTGATTATTCattttgtgagtgtgattctcatcatggtttttccctatttagggttgttcatgtaaatctggtgttcatgtgtttattgtgcattgtgctttcatgtttcataattgttgtgagatttcaatgatgatgaatcactcgctgcaataaaatgaagatcaagcatgtagacaacctgctttgagaatcatctggatactcgtaaataGCAGAAATACCGGTACAATCAAAATCTCACGGGAGCCAtgtacaaatgtgtacaatctaagtctcaactggagccatgcaccaagtctcacaaggatATTCTTAATCTATGTGTCCAAGAGTATtatatcaaatatgtcaacaattacaagatacaaagaggtgtggcactttatgatagtgtgagtacaacattgctcatgtaagagcatacaacatgatagtgcaaatctggaaacatgaaaatgatgccactaAGAAGCCATGTAGAATAATGTAGAAAAAGAcgcctccgattgggatgtggccagttggaagcactgcaagacaagtatgaagtgacaagaaaaaattgtgttcccaatttgacttattccatgatatttttgtttttaaaagattctaaaaatctaaataaaaacaatttattatgcccataaaaaaaaactttattaaaaaagaaaaaaataaataaaaaaggtaatttttttttaaatgaaaaaaaaattctttaataaaaatttattaaagatcaaaaaactttaaattttttttttttttttattgataaaaggccgaagcctaaaattttttattaattaagaaAAATGATTACATACTTCATTCAGtatgggcaccggtaggaaagaatggaggaagaaaaccttCGATCTCACCAAGATCCCTTAAAGGATCagataaaagttttttttttaattattaaaaaaaacttattaaaaaataagaaaaagtttgctttttgaaataaaaaaactttaaaaaaaaaggtgtacccccccccccccttgaggAGGGGCCTGCAGGTACATTGTGGGGTCGCAGTGCCTGTAGGACCGCAGGTACACTGCGGTTACCCACAGTGCCTGTGGGACGGCAGGTACACTACGGTCTACCCATAGTGCCTGTGGGACCGCAGGTACACTACGGTGTACCCGCAGTGCTTGCGGGtaaaccccccccaaaaaaattcacCTTAAATAAAACGAAACAAAAATCCACCCCCCAATAaatcaaaaattaattaatttttttttttaattttccgaAAAAATTAATAaacagaaaataaataaaaaattcagacTTGTACCTGCAAGTCCGTACGGTGGGCCAGGATGGGAAATTTTTTCAACTTGGGGTAACGGAGATCAATTTCGACGAATTGACAgttgatcttggggtttttggaccTTCTGAGCATAATGGCAATGacggatttggccaaaaatgctccaaaattgcagatcattGTCGGAACAAGTCACCATcctccaccttcaaatggctctagatttggcctcggatgtcggatttggacaAAACAAAAGGCGATTCTAACTTTCTTGAACCTCCTCAATcaaatggtgacctcagatttgacacaaaaagctccaataataacttgcaatagaaagctccaaaatgcaaaaccccaaatttctctcaattggcaaaccaatggcactctaatggctctgataccatgtgagattttgccaagatctagaggcaatggaaagcacaaataagagagaacaaaacagatgataggaataaattgtattctatcaagatgcaaaatgtgatcaactggatcatcaatcgttgttcaatagttgtttacaatgtagatgagcctacttatataggcaaggctacatGGATAtatgagaacacaaacatgacatgtggctcaataagaaacaagggtaggtagcaAATAAGTGTGGtatgtaggagaaacaataaaatattccacatgaggtggatcacccaccgaaggtggaatgtaacagcaagataagaccacaaaagatggaaattcttctacacacactatctcaatgtggcacaaacacccaagtgtctcatacccaaactactatgaaatgcatttcctaagtaaacttaagtaaggtgtaataatatccaagatgaataattatttacaccaacaattgcaGTAATAAGTTAagtgtggtttgaagtttaaaaaGATCAAAATTAGTATATTCTGAGGTCTGgattgattcaccccgcccccccttCTTAGTCTTGTGGCATGTTCAACATACTTGCCCTCTTTCTCTAATAGattttttttcctgaaagggtttctccacataaatgtGTTGTCTCATTTGGTTGTTGATTTTTATATTATGTTGAATGTTGCAATCACTTTATTATTTCAGATTTGTTAATCTAATTTTTAATTTGTAATCATATAAATAAGTTAATACAaaagctttcttcaccttgtttccaATATAATTTATTTTGGCCATTTCATGGACAATCCTATTGTTCCTTTGAACAAcctcattctattgtggagtccttgCACCTAATAATAGTCTTTTTATTCCATGTTCACAAAAATATTCAAATTCATTTGACGTAAATTCACCTCCTCTATTTTATCTTAAACACTTAATTTTTGAgccaatttcattttcaaccatagctttaaaatcTCTATATGTTTTAACTGcctcatatttttcttttcatattaAGGTAGCCCATGTCAATCTCATAAAGGATATTTCACCTTGTAGACTTTGTGTTCTTGTAAGTTCACAAAGTTTTGTATGGACAATATCCAAGGGCTATGTTGTTGAGTGCTCTTTTGATTTGTAATCAATTCTAGTTTATTTCCTTGTTGACTCTACTCGTAGAGAGTTTTTGAGGGCTCTCATCTATCTATCCCATATAACACTTTCTCCATTGATCTCTTTAGGATGTAAAGGTTGTTTGTTTTCCTATATGCATCTACAACCAATTTTCCTATACTTTCCtttttgattttgatgttaatGTACAAATTTTGTCATTACATGTGAGGGTGTTTCCTTGATCACATATTTGACTGACACTATgaagattatgcttcagaccttcaacatataagacattttCTATGTTTGTCTTCCTATTATCAAGATGAAGAGTACATTTTCCAGTTATTATTGTTGTATCATTATCTCCAAATTTCATAGTAACTCCATCTCTTTCCTTCAAAGATAGAAACTTGATCATATCTCATGTCATGTGGCTTGAACAGTCATTGTCAATGTACCATTGGTTTTCTTCATCTTGTGCATAAAATGAAACTTGCACAAACATACACTTCTTTGTCttctaattttatttctattttttcatcttccttaattttgcAAATTTGTCTTTTGCTTAGCAGAGTTGTCCATTTTCTTGTCATGTTTAGGAGGTTCCACAAAGATACCTCTACCAAATCTTGCTATACAACCAAATTTATTGCACTCATAGCATATGACATTATATCCCATTAAAGGGTCAAAACGAATTATAGTTTCTATTTAAGAAACCTACATAGATTTTGTTCTATTTATCAAGTAATTATTTATTGCACTTTCCCTACAATTTTTTACCTTTATGACCAAATTGATTACAAaaaaaacaataattagagaaaGAGTATTAGAACCTAGTCATATGAGATTGTCTTGGAGGGAATGATCTTTTGAAACCTTTTATTTTTCTTCTGAGGAaaaccatcttctttcttcttgctAGCCTCATTCTTGATAATCTTCTTGAGCGCATctacatttttcttcttttgagcttCAATAACCTTTGAATTTTGATCTATTTTGAGATTATTCTAACTTTCTTCATTACTAAATCTATTGTCACAACCCGTTTTAGATACATAGGTTTTAGATTACTTTTATTTGTCAGACAGTGACAATTATAGACATTTGATACTATTAGTTTGTAACAACATTATTTTATGTGATGACATTAATGATGGTATTATGTGATGATATTTAATGTTATTAATGACATTTCGTTATTTAATGTTATGATGATGACTATAATAAGTTTTTATTGTGATCTGACGATTTTGTCGAGTGCAAGGTGGGTGCAGGCTGACCGTCGAAGAtggacatatgaccgaggaggggtctTCTAGCACATTGGCAGCGACTCATGGAATGAAACCCTGTGCAAACATAAaatcttaattaaatgaattaaaagatcaaaataaatgatttaaatatttaaaccaaataaataaaaatataataataattcatTTTGAAAGGTTAAAATGGTTTAaaggttttatttaataaataaaatataataattttcgaaaagataaattattaatatttttaaatcaattaaaaatatgtAAATTTTAGTAATTGCCATGCGTAAACTAAGATTATATAATTAATgattcttttaaataaaataatttaaaataatctttTTAATAAAATAAGAAAGCCAAAGTAAAATGGGAATGCAATCCTAAACTAATTATTTCAATTAGTTAAGTTTGCTTCAATCTAAACTTCTAAAATTTAGTTAATAATTTCCAAAATTTGaaaactatatcaattataaatatcGGGGGTCGACCTTTCAAATGGACATCTagaaaagattgataagaggatTTGACAAGTTTTAAATGAGCGATTGATATAAGGCGTGGTGGTGAATTTGAGGGTCAACAAACAAAAGACCCACgctttccttcacatttcctctcCACCTTTTTCTTTTTGGCCAGATCGATACTCAATCAATAGTATCGCCCCTATCAAGTCTGCAAGGTAAGAGGTTATCGCCTCCTCCCTTCTCATTCTGCAGTTTACCATGGTTTGATTTGCTTTCATAATTGGCATAGTTCGAATCGCCGAAATATTGTTTGTCTATACATAATGCCCTCTTTCATTTAGTCTTATTTCTTCCTCTGCGATTTTCCTCCTTGGATCGATCTGCATTCACATTAGTAGAGGGTCTCTAAGACATACACACATTCATGATAAGGGGGTTGTTTTGAATTTTATATTTGGGAtttagataaaaatgtaattgaggatgattgaaaaaaaaaataataatgaaaaccaAACCAGGATTATGGgttaaccagggaagggtgatttttctTTCACCTACCTCAATAGGGTTAAATTGgccaataaataattaatttatctccTTGCCATAACACATGTATATAAGTACAACAATTTGTTTATTAGATGATACATGCACGCACAGGTTCCATTCCTGCCGGATGGTGCCGTTTTGCTAGGAAACTCCGTTGTAAGGGATGAGAGCTTGTCATGAGCACCGAGAAGCGTAAGCTTCGTATGGATGGGTAGATAAAATGTCTGGGTTATATGTCCATCTTTGAAGTTGCAAATGGAGGTGAGTCTGAGGGCAACAAAGACGACACATCCATAGACAGAGATTATGAGATTTTATGTAATTATTGTAATATGTATTGTATTATTTTCATTGTATATGACCAAAGTGGCCGCATGTAATGGCTATgtaaaagacctataaggtctACTAATGTAAAAGTGCCAGAAGTCACCATGAAATGTAACTAACAGAAAAAAGAGAAaactactaacccactaacatgtgcatgatttactttccattacttctttcattttcatgaatTGCATGCATGAAggtatttaattagttaatttattaTGGTACACTAATTATAGATATTTTTCATGCATTTTCATGAATTGCATGCATGAaagtatttaattagttaatttattaTGGCGCATTAATTAtagatatttttcatgttgatctcCTTTCATGCATATTTTACGCGTTGCATGTTATAATTTCATCGCATGAACGTTACATATCGCTTTATTTGTTTAAAATACATGTTAGTTAACCTAATTTTTTGCATGTGCATAAATGAAATTTAATTAGAAGTAATTATGAATAGATTTAGAAGGTtatgttagggttagggctagCGGGTCCTTACCTCTATCTCGATGAATCGTTGACCTTTGACTATTGATAATATCATCTAAAATCTCAGTGCTTTTCTCAAACTTCAAACTTTTATTCAACTAATCATTATATTTCTCAAATTTCTTCCTCAGAGAAACAATTTCAAATTCAAGCTTCTCATAGTCTTTTTCCTTAGTTTTCAATTGAGTTCTCTCAACTTCTTTTATCTTTCTAGCCTCTTCCAATTGAACCTTTAGATTAATAATCATCTTTTATGATTCCTCAATGCTTTGGGACAATTCTTCCTTTGAATCATAATCCTCTTGTTCaaattttacaacaaaaacttttgCTTCAAATTTGTCTTCTTGAGCATCTTGATCTCACTTAGGGCACAAatgatttcttcttcaagatccacTTCTCCTTCAATTTCAACAtcgtcttcctcttcctcttcctctttttttCTTTAAAATCCACTTCTCCTTCAATTTCAACttcttttgattcctcttcctctttttcttccaacatcttcttcctcttcctcttcctcttttttcttcaaGATCCACTTCTCCTAAACAATTTCAACATCTTCTTCTAATTCCTCTTATCTTCACCTTCTATGGCATCACTCTTCATCATTGTTCAACATATTCTTCTGATTCCTCTTATCTTCACCTTCTATGGCATCACTCTTCATCTTTATTGCTATTAATAGAGTTTATTCCCTAGAATTGTTAAAATACTTTCATCACTCTAAGATGTGTTATTGTCCTTTTTGCAATAGAGGTTTTTATTATTCTTGTGGAAGATCTTcgtttcatgtttattttgtttgTCCCTTTTTGTTTTGCTAATGTCTACCTTTCTTATTATTATCATGATCTCCATCCTTACTATTATCTTTTTCTCCATGTGGACACTATGCAATAGTGCAATATTGCAACTTCAAGGTGAGCTAGGTCTATGAAGCCTGAGATGAATACTCTTCAATGATAGAGTGACACTTAGCGTTAACTCAAACAATGAACAAGGACCAAAAACATAAGCTTCAAACTTCAAAGAGTTAAGGAAATTAAAGTGCATTCAAGGTAACTAGGATAAAAAGTAAGGCTACAATAGTGGAGCCAGTAAATGCATGAATAGAGAAACCTAGGTTATAACTTAAATGATCGAACATGGGCAAAAGCTAGTCAATACCAAAAACTAACAAAAGTCACCCAAGTCACATgctaatttagggtttagggtttagggtttatggacTAGAAATGGTGATACTAGATTCATCTTTTGCTTTTAAGTGAGAAATTGCAATTGTGGAGGTGTGAATAAAGTCAATAAATATTCTTAAAGAAGAAAATTAGAAGAATGAAATTTTGGACGAGGAAATTCATGTGTGGAAGGTAAGAGGTGAATGCAATTTTAACACACAAGGAAATAATCTGACTTAGGAAAGTGAAACTAATCTTACCATGTAAGATGAAGCGATCTAATTATGACCACCTCTAAATAGCTAAAAAGTAGAAGGCCTCTCATCGTGGAGATTTATTGACAAATTGAAGCGCATATTTACAATGGATACGTATGACAATACAATAAGCTTGACTAACTCTCATTTAAGCACAGGGCGTTGTGCTAATAATCTAGGAGAAGAGTACCAATAGTGGACATAGTTCGAATAGTGGACACCTTTTTGTCAACCCAACCCCTAGTACTAGATTGCAAAGGAGCCCAACAAATTGATAATGGAAAGTTCATTAatgaatatcacatgtaccaatagtggataattttgcacaaatgttccagtagtggtgcacaaacggaccaatagtggtgcacaaacgGGTTAATTAtagtaaaaaaatgtcaaaaaaagtgATCTACTACTGGGGCATTTATCCACTACTATTGCAAATTTTAAGCTATCTACTTTTGGTGCAAAGGAGTTCGTGTATGGGTagtcactttgaaatgaccactttttgacctttcgacaCATAACGATTTCCACGGTGTGCATCGTCACCACCCAGAAGCTAGATCCTTAGTTATAAACAATTAAGTCACATACggagacaacaaaaaaaataaattgaaatctgACATACAATTTGAGAGTTCTatgtgcgcgaagttagctatgtccactactAGTACCCTTCCCCTAGCAGTTATGCAATAATGTGTTAACCATCTAAAAGCCATGCAATAGCGTACCAACACATTATGAgagaaaattgtatttgcattaaTAAAATGAGCGGGCCGGATTTGTAAACCTCTGCCTTGGCCCAAGCTCTTGCAGAGAGGGTAATTGTAAGTGAAGTTGAAGCATATATAAGAAACCCCAGTAGAATACAAGTAGACACTACTGAAACTTGGAATAAATAAGAGATGGATCTCCATACGTGAATATTCAAAGGTTTATATTGCCTACTTCCTTTTGTAGATTAAATTGTATGTTCTTTTCAAAATATAGGCTTACATTTTTTAAATAGACAGTTTATTAAAAGAGGGGCTTATTTTCAGGACAAAGATTACGTGCTTTTTGATCAAGATTCGTTGGGTTTTGTAGGTTCGAGGCTTACAGAAAAATCTACccagttttttatttttaatttttaaatgagcTAATTTCTAAACCAGGGATCTCATTTGAAGTACTTTTGATCGAGTTCTGTTGGGTTTTGTAGCGTTTCAGGCTCAGAGAAAAATCCAACCATTTAAAAAAATTAGCTAATTTGCAAGCCAGGGATCTCATTTGAAGTACTTTTTGATCATGTTCACGTGCTTTTTGATCAAGATTCGTTGGGTTTTGTAGGGTTTCAGGCTTACAGAAAAATCTACccagtttttaatttttaatttttaaatgagcTAATTTCTAAGCCAGGGATCTCATTTGAAGTACTTTTGATCGAGTTCTGTTGGGTTTTGTAGCGTTTCAGGCTCAGAGAAAAATCCAACCATTTTAAAAAAATTAGCTAATTTGCAAGCCAGGGATCTCATTTGAAGTACTTTTTGATCATGTTCTGTTGGGTTTTGAAGGGTTAAAGGCTCCTGGCAAAATCTACCCAGTTTTGACCAAGTTCTTTAGGATTTTGCAGGGTACCAAGCTTATCAATCAATTTACAAAAATGCTTTCagtaaatttttttatattttctgccAGTCACCTGGATCAATCTACAGGAAGTGGCAATGATAGATTCAGCAATAGGACCAAATCTAGACACAGCAGAGATAATAGTCAAAAGCAAATTTAAAGCAAGGTCTACCAGAAAGATCGACTCATTAGACCAAGAAAGAGAAGTGAGTGCAAGGTTAAAATTATAATATGAACTCTTCCTATTTTACATGGAAAAACAAATCATTCTTCTTTGCTTAAAAAAGATAAGAAATCACGCACTGAAGATAATGCTTGGCAAAGAGAGTTTTCCAGAGACAATTTTTAAAAACTCTTTAATATTGCATTCTTTGAATAGTATTAACAGCCTTTTGGCATTTTACTACACAGAATTCAATGATGAACACCCCTGGAAATCATGCAGTATGCAACAGACGATGAGAATAAACACTTGGACACAatgtaaatgcattgtaatataCGCCATACAAGATCTTCTTTCCGTTTAgtaaagaaaaattaaatattGATGACACGCCCTGCAGAATGAGGAATGTCGAAAATACTGACTGGGCTCTTCTTATGTTTATGTGATAGCAAACCTTCACTAGTGTCATTTTCAAAGTCATCAAATGGATGAATTTCGCCGAAAGCTAAAGCTATTTGTCTGGGGTTCTGCTCAACTGTACTGGAATTAAGTAATGGTTCACTTTCAGTTTCAGGTCTAAAATCATATTCATTTATCTCATCAGCAGCATTATTCTTGGAAGAGTTAAGATCATCTTGAACTCCAATTTGTCCTTCATGTTGATGATTAAGTGGGAACGAGTGGCAAGTCAATGGATTTTTGTCTATCGACACATTTCTTCCATCAAATGGTTGCCACTCATGGTTGGAAGGATACTCATTACTATGATTTTTAATTTCAGGGCTTTTTCCCTTATCTGGAGCTGGTATGGTAGGATCATGTTCTTTTTCATTGCATAGATCTTCCTTTTTCACGGTAAAGTTGGTGTAAAAGCCAAGATTGGAAGCACTTTTTGAACCATTTTTTACTTCATTCTcatgattcttatttttattttctattgtcTGATTGATTCCATGTTCATATGATGTGCTCATCTCCTCTCCTGCATGATGACAAGTGGAGTTATATCTTGTAAATTCATCCAAAGAGGATGTTTTAGAAGAAAAACTTCCAGATCCTCGGATTCCAAAAGAAACTCTCCGAGCACGGTTACGCTCTTCTTTCAGAAACTTCTCTTGATTAAGAAGCTCAAGGATCCTGTCTGCTTTTCGTTGGATGCTCTGACCCCAATCAAAACTGCAAAAGTGCAACAAAATATTAATCAGGAGACTAAGTATGAACAAAGATGACAAGTAATTTACTCCAATGTATTTAGAAACTACTGGAAAGGAACAATAACATAAATGCAGAATATACAATTCATTCATATGGTTAACTCCATCCTGATACAATTTTACCATCATGCATTAAGAAACATCATCAATAACCATTTATTCTTCTAGTCATGTCTGTTGACTTGAATATAACAGAAAAAAAATATGGCATGTTGAAAGCAAGGGCATTCAGGGATCTTGTGTGCAAAAAATTCTTTGCTGCACCTTTGTCGAGGTTAATGGCAATGGATTTGTTGGGGTTAATGGCAATGGATTTGTTGGTTATGTGTTTCTTTCTGTAATTGTTGACTTTTATGTTATCTTTTTGTTCACCTTTCTTAAAAGGAGTGGGTAAGGCTTGCCATAAAGCTGAAGTAGACGTGCGAAGGAAAGTTGAAATCTAACTTGATGGTTTCTACAAGCATAGAGGTTTGCTACCTTCTCAATAAGGTGCAAACACAGTATAAGTTGAGAGAGCTAAACTAGAAGTACAAATCAGTAGATAGATAAGAACaaaattaaaataagaaaaaacTTTTCTGAAAATCCTAAATTACCATAAACAAGTGAAAGCCATGTGACACCAAATCACAAGATAAGGAAGCTCTCAATAGATTTTTTTGTCACAAGATCACAAGCATGGTCACAACAACTACTACACTATTGAGGTGCACCAGTAGAAAATAGAGGACAGTGTATTTTGTTCACACTTATACTGGTAGACTTTTCAGATTGAATTGATCCATCTATATTATTGCTATACATGTTGCGGTGCCTAGGAATAAGTTAAGATTTTTAAGTATAATTGTAAATTATCTCTAAGTTTAGACCCCCTGTGAGTGTTAATGCACCATCCAGAACCTAAATTCAGCTTTCTCATGTATGTGGAAAACAACCTTTTCTCCACTTTAGAAAAGCTTTAAGATGCTTTGCTTGctaaattattgtttatttaaaaaaaacaaaaaaagattttAAGAATAGACTGTTTGTTGGCTAAAAATTTCTGCCATGAATAAGCATTGTGGATTTGATGTGGATAAGCGAATCAGaaaacatgttgatgttgaaagtaTTGCATTCTAACTAGAATATCACTCCATCATTAATCCTCTTAAGATTCCATAAAGTTATGCAGGGTACAGGGGTTGATCTGTATGATCAATGAATTTGAAATTATATTTGCCAGGTTTATAGATTCATGATCAACATTGCCTTTTTTAGCAATTGGATCATCCTTCCTCGTTCAAAATCTAGGTAAGGAATGAACTCATTCAATAGAAAACACTACACAATTACCCGTCACTTCTCAACCCTGAATAATAAGAGTTGCATCCTTTCAGAACAGGGGACAGATTCAAAGATATTGATTTTGTCATGAGTAGAGATTCAATTTTGTCATCACTTGTGAGTGGAGATTTGATTGTATTGTCATACAGTCAGATACATATTCTAACCATTAGAAGATAGTTTTAGGTGAGGATCAAATGCATATAAAATTCTCTACCAATACAGAAAGACACATATGCAAACCATTAGAAGAGAGTTTTACGGGAGGaacaaatgcattttttttttttaccaatacAGGAGGACAGATATGCTAATCATTAGAAGATAGGATTAGGTGAGGAACAAATGCATATACATTTTCAATATATAAAGACACATATGCTAACCATTATAAGATAGTTTTAAGTGAGTAACACATGCATATCTATTTCTTTACCAATACATGAAGACACATGCTAACCATTAGAAGATAAGTTTTAGGCAAGGAACATATGCATACACTTTTCTTTACCAATACAGGAAGACACATATACTAACCATTAGAAGATAGTTTTAGGTGAGGAACATATGCATATACTTTTCTTTACCAATACAGGAAGACACATATGCTAACCATTAGAAGATAGTTTAAGATgaggaacacatgcatatacatatctTTACCATGGTTACAATTCTTAATAAGCCAAATTTTCATCACATTAATTGAACATATTTGCCTTCAGTTTCAGACTAAAGAAGTGAAAATAAATAACATATCCAAGGTCATCAGTATATTGAAAATGGGCTAATTGGTGAAAAGCAGTCTTGTCACTCCTAAACTCTGCTGCAACACTCTCTGGACCATGCGTCAACAGGTACTCCAAAAGAACTAACGTTTTGAAAATACT is a genomic window of Cryptomeria japonica chromosome 7, Sugi_1.0, whole genome shotgun sequence containing:
- the LOC131056381 gene encoding ENTH domain-containing protein C794.11c isoform X1 — protein: MGSLHLAHLKKQASFFLREKLKTARLALTDVTEPELKTEEATNSDPWGPETRTMAAISQSAFDVDNYWRIVDILHKRLSVFDTKMSRSIFKTLVLLEYLLTHGPESVAAEFRSDKTAFHQLAHFQYTDDLGFDWGQSIQRKADRILELLNQEKFLKEERNRARRVSFGIRGSGSFSSKTSSLDEFTRYNSTCHHAGEEMSTSYEHGINQTIENKNKNHENEVKNGSKSASNLGFYTNFTVKKEDLCNEKEHDPTIPAPDKGKSPEIKNHSNEYPSNHEWQPFDGRNVSIDKNPLTCHSFPLNHQHEGQIGVQDDLNSSKNNAADEINEYDFRPETESEPLLNSSTVEQNPRQIALAFGEIHPFDDFENDTSEGLLSHKHKKSPVSIFDIPHSAGRVINI
- the LOC131056381 gene encoding ENTH domain-containing protein C794.11c isoform X2, giving the protein MAAISQSAFDVDNYWRIVDILHKRLSVFDTKMSRSIFKTLVLLEYLLTHGPESVAAEFRSDKTAFHQLAHFQYTDDLGFDWGQSIQRKADRILELLNQEKFLKEERNRARRVSFGIRGSGSFSSKTSSLDEFTRYNSTCHHAGEEMSTSYEHGINQTIENKNKNHENEVKNGSKSASNLGFYTNFTVKKEDLCNEKEHDPTIPAPDKGKSPEIKNHSNEYPSNHEWQPFDGRNVSIDKNPLTCHSFPLNHQHEGQIGVQDDLNSSKNNAADEINEYDFRPETESEPLLNSSTVEQNPRQIALAFGEIHPFDDFENDTSEGLLSHKHKKSPVSIFDIPHSAGRVINI